From one Desulfosoma caldarium genomic stretch:
- a CDS encoding acetyl-CoA decarbonylase/synthase complex subunit delta, whose amino-acid sequence MAFQPVQQKYTGSIREVTLGAGDKAVVIGGRSAFPFYTFEGQMPHPPRIAMEVWDKDPNDEWSEVAKEPFKDVLGDPVAWAKKCVQEYGAEILAVQTKSADPNADNKPAEEVAAVVKKIVDAVDVPVVVWGVANHEKDSQVMRLLAEQCAGKNLAMAPVEEGDYKQIAAACLGYKHTVVASTPIDVNLAKQLNILLGNLGVKEEKIVMDPTTGSLGYGLEYTYSVMERITQAALTQGDEKLLQPLICNVGEEVWKTKEANQTNDEAPQLGDQKTRAVMMETITAVDLLLAGADVVILRHPESVALVKGFIQKMS is encoded by the coding sequence TTGGCATTCCAACCTGTACAGCAAAAGTATACCGGAAGCATTCGTGAGGTGACCTTGGGCGCCGGCGACAAGGCCGTGGTCATCGGCGGGCGATCAGCTTTTCCGTTTTACACCTTTGAGGGGCAGATGCCTCATCCCCCGAGGATTGCCATGGAGGTTTGGGACAAGGATCCCAACGACGAATGGTCGGAAGTGGCAAAGGAGCCGTTCAAGGATGTTCTTGGAGACCCGGTGGCCTGGGCGAAGAAGTGCGTTCAGGAATACGGGGCGGAAATCCTAGCGGTTCAGACCAAGAGTGCAGATCCCAATGCCGACAATAAACCGGCCGAAGAAGTGGCCGCGGTGGTGAAAAAGATCGTCGATGCTGTGGATGTGCCGGTGGTGGTCTGGGGTGTGGCCAACCATGAAAAGGATTCGCAAGTCATGCGGCTGCTGGCAGAGCAATGCGCCGGAAAAAATCTGGCCATGGCACCGGTGGAGGAAGGGGACTACAAGCAGATCGCGGCAGCCTGCTTGGGCTACAAGCACACGGTAGTCGCTTCCACCCCCATTGACGTGAACTTGGCCAAGCAGCTGAATATTCTCTTGGGCAATCTGGGCGTCAAAGAAGAAAAAATCGTCATGGATCCCACCACGGGCAGTCTTGGCTACGGGCTGGAATACACCTATTCGGTGATGGAACGCATCACTCAAGCGGCTCTCACTCAAGGCGACGAAAAGCTTCTGCAGCCTCTCATTTGCAACGTGGGCGAGGAAGTATGGAAGACCAAAGAAGCCAACCAGACCAATGACGAAGCCCCCCAATTGGGCGATCAAAAGACCCGCGCCGTGATGATGGAAACCATCACCGCCGTGGACCTTCTGTTGGCCGGTGCCGATGTGGTGATTTTGCGCCATCCCGAA